One region of Budorcas taxicolor isolate Tak-1 chromosome 3, Takin1.1, whole genome shotgun sequence genomic DNA includes:
- the LOC128045653 gene encoding UDP-glucuronosyltransferase 1A3-like, translating into MALGLQLWWQVLAGLLLCVCVGRWAEAGKVLVAPMEGSHWLSMREAVRELHARGHQAVVVAPEVNVRVKAEDFFIKKTYAIPYTQDDFNYFMMGRFNLFFERVNFLTLFWKTAEATKNASLVFARSCEALLHNKELIRDLNASSFDVVLTDPVYPCGAVLAKYLSIPAVFFLRFLPCDLDAEGTACPNPFSYVPTLLTRNSDHMTFFQRVKNMLYPLALKYLCHFSFTPYARMASELLQRDVSLGEIFGSASMWLFRGDFVMDYPRPIMPNMVFIGGINCANRKLLSQREVSLGEILASGSMWLFRGDFVVDYSWPIMPNMVFIGGINCANRKPLSQSIPK; encoded by the exons ATGGCCCTGGGACTGCAGCTTTGGTGGCAGGTGCTGGCTGGACTCCTGCTCTGTGTGTGCGTCGGGCGATGGGCCGAGGCTGGGAAGGTGCTGGTGGCCCCCATGGAGGGCAGCCACTGGCTCAGCATGCGGGAGGCTGTGCGGGAGCTCCACGCCAGAGGTCACCAAGCAGTGGTCGTTGCTCCGGAGGTCAATGTGCGCGTCAAGGCAGAGGACTTTTTCATCAAGAAAACCTACGCCATTCCGTACACCCAGGACGATTTTAATTACTTCATGATGGGCCGATTTAATCTGTTTTTTGAAAGAGTGAATTTTCTAACACTCTTTTGGAAAACTGCTGAAGCTACAAAAAATGCATCTCTGGTCTTTGCAAGGTCTTGTGAGGCACTGTTGCATAACAAGGAACTGATCAGAGACCTGAATGCCAGTTCCTTCGATGTGGTTTTAACGGACCCTGTTTATCCCTGTGGGGCAGTGCTGGCTAAGTACCTGTCCATTCCTGCTGTGTTTTTCTTGCGTTTCCTTCCCTGTGACTTAGATGCTGAGGGCACAGCATGCCCAAACCCTTTCTCTTATGTTCCTACGTTGTTAACAAGAAATTCAGACCACATGACATTCTTCCAGAGGGTCAAGAACATGCTCTACCCTCTGGCCCTGAAGTACCTTTGCCATTTTTCTTTCACTCCTTATGCACGTATGGCCTCTGAGCTGCTTCAGAGAGACGTGTCGCTGGGGGAGATTTTTGGCTCTGCATCCATGTGGCTGTTCAGAGGAGACTTTGTGATGGACTACCCGCGGCCGATCATGCCCAACATGGTGTTCATCGGGGGCATCAACTGTGCCAACAGGAAACTGTTATCTCAG AGAGAGGTGTCGCTGGGGGAGATTCTTGCCTCTGGATCCATGTGGCTGTTCAGAGGAGATTTTGTGGTGGACTACTCGTGGCCGATCATGCCCAACATGGTGTTCATTGGGGGCATCAACTGTGCCAACAGGAAACCGTTATCTCAG